The proteins below are encoded in one region of Carettochelys insculpta isolate YL-2023 chromosome 14, ASM3395843v1, whole genome shotgun sequence:
- the BCO1 gene encoding beta,beta-carotene 15,15'-dioxygenase produces MDVIFGRNKAEHPEPIKADVKGELPSWLQGILLRNGPGMHTVGESQYNHWFDGLALMHSFTFQNGEVYYRSKYLRSDTYNCNIEANRIVVSEFGTMAYPDPCKNLFAKAFCYLSHTIPEFTDNCLINIMKTGEDYYATSETNFIRKINPHTLETLEKVDYNKYVAVNLATSHPHYDSAGNVLNMGTSIVDKGKTKYVIFKIPSSVPEKEEKKKSCLKHLEVVCSIPSHSLLHPSYFHSFGITENYIIFIEQPFKLDILKLATAYFRGVNWASCLSFHKEDKTWIHLIDRKTKKDVASKIFTEAMVLFHHVNAYEEDGHIVIDVISYSDNSLYEMFYLKNLNEDFEEHAKLTSMPACKRFVVPLEFNKDAEVGTNLVKILSTTATALKEKDGNLHCQPEMICEGIELPRINYDYNGKKYRYVYATGVQWSPVPTKIVKVDVLTKKKLCWEEKHCWPAEPVFVPSPDLKEEDDGLVLSSIVTSDPSKLPFLLVLDAKTFTEVARATVNVDLHLDLHGIFIPEKNLNAEHD; encoded by the exons ATGGATGTGATCTTTGGCAGAAACAAAGCGGAGCACCCAGAGCCCATCAAAGCAGATGTAAAAG GTGAGCTACCAAGCTGGCTTCAGGGGATCCTTCTTCGCAATGGCCCAGGCATGCATACCGTGGGGGAAAGCCAGTATAACCATTGGTTTGATGGCTTAGCTCTGATGCACagttttacatttcaaaatg GTGAAGTTTACTACAGAAGTAAATACCTGCGCAGTGACACATACAATTGCAATATAGAAGCAAACAGAATTGTGGTGTCAGAGTTTGGAACTATGGCTTATCCAGATCCATGCAAAAACTTATTTGCCAA GGCATTCTGCTATTTGTCCCACACAATTCCTGAGTTCACAGACAACTGCCTGATCAATATTATGAAAACTGGTGAGGATTATTATGCTACAAGCGAGACTAACTTCATTAGGAAAATTAATCCTCACACTCTGGAGACATTAGAGAAG GTTGACTACAATAAATATGTAGCAGTGAACCTGGCAACTTCTCATCCCCATTATGACAGTGCTGGAAATGTTCTCAATATGGGCACCTCCATAGTTGACAAGGGGAAGACAAAATATGTTATTTTTAAGATTCCTTCCTCAGTGCCAG agaaggaagagaagaagaaatCCTGTCTGAAACACCTGGAAGTGGTGTGCTCTATCCCATCCCACTCTCTCCTTCACCCAAGCTACTTTCACAGTTTTGGCATTACAGAAAATTACATCATCTTCATCGAGCAGCCATTCAAACTGGACATTCTCAAGTTGGCAACTGCCTACTTCAGGGGTGTCAACTGGGCATCCTGCCTTTCCTTCCATAAGGAAGATAAG ACTTGGATTCACCTCATAGACAGAAAGACCAAAAAGGATGTAGCCAGCAAGATTTTCACAGAGGCCATGGTCCTTTTTCACCATGTCAATGCTTATGAGGAGGATGGCCATATTGTTATTGATGTCATTTCCTATTCAGACAATAGCCTGTATGAAATGTTCTATTTAAAAAACCTGAATGAAGACTTCGAGGAACACGCCAAACTCACTTCCATGCCAGCCTGCAAGCGATTTGTGGTTCCTCTGGAGTTTAACAAG GATGCAGAAGTAGGAACTAATTTAGTCAAAATTCTGTCAACTACTGCAACTGCTCTCAAAGAAAAAGATGGAAACCTCCATTGTCAGCCTGAAATGATATGTGAAG GAATAGAGCTGCCTCGTATCAACTATGATTATAATGGCAAAAAGTACAGATATGTCTATGCAACAGGAGTTCAGTGGAGTCCAGTTCCCACGAAG ATAGTGAAAGTTGATGTGCTGACAAAGAAAAAGCTCTGTTGGGAAGAGAAGCACTGCTGGCCTGCCGAGCCTGTCTTCGTTCCCAGTCCTGATTTAAAAGAAGAGGATGATG GTCTTGTTTTATCTTCCATTGTGACATCGGATCCCAGTAAACTACCCTTCCTTCTTGTCTTGGATGCTAAAACATTCACAGAGGTAGCTCGGGCCACAGTAAATGTAGACTTGCATCTGGACCTGCATGGAATCTTTATACCAGAGAAGAATTTGAATGCAGAGCATGACTAG